From a region of the Alosa sapidissima isolate fAloSap1 chromosome 9, fAloSap1.pri, whole genome shotgun sequence genome:
- the mad1l1 gene encoding mitotic spindle assembly checkpoint protein MAD1 isoform X3, producing MRLERHNLQGDYDPVKTKVVHLRFNPTSVAKQQRQEEAEQLREELNQLRELLRSGAMATTDTPLNIPPTQEVLDLRKAVESAELKNLRLKEVFQRKIQEFRTACYVLTGYQIDITTENQYRLTSVYAEHMDDSLLFKASGAVGSGSMNLLETDFSRSLQEMVELHLFHQKSIPAFLSAVTLELFSRQTTV from the exons ATGAGACTGGAGAGACACAACCTacag GGCGATTACGACCCAGTGAAGACCAAGGTGGTCCACCTGCGGTTCAACCCCACCAGCGTTGCCAAGCAACAGCGGCAGGAGGAGGCGGAGCAGCTGAGGGAGGAGCTTAACCAACTCCGCGAGCTGCTACGCTCGGGCGCCATGGCAACCACCGACACCCCACTCAACATCCCGCCTACGCAGGAAGTACTTG ACCTGCGTAAGGCCGTGGAGAGTGCGGAACTGAAGAACCTGCGTCTGAAGGAAGTGTTCCAACGCAAGATCCAAGAGTTCCGCACGGCCTGCTACGTTCTCACGGGCTACCAGATCGACATCACCACGGAGAACCAGTATCGCCTCACATCCGTCTACGCCGAACACATGGACGACTCCCTCCTCTttaag GCCAGTGGGGCGGTGGGCAGTGGGAGTATGAACCTGCTGGAGACGGACTTCTCGCGCAGCCTGCAGGAGATGGTGGAGCTGCACCTGTTCCACCAGAAGAGCATCCCAGCGTTCCTCAGCGCCGTCACCCTCGAGCTGTTCAGCAGGCAGACCACTGtgtag